In Thermomicrobiales bacterium, one DNA window encodes the following:
- a CDS encoding acyl-CoA dehydrogenase family protein — MTDFYRIEDLLTDDERAVRDRVRAWARERIAPRAAEFWERGMFQQDRVLELGPLGIYGGTIRAYGCPSISATAYGLASQELAHADSSFTTFFGVHSGLAMGSIALFGTEEQKSRWLPPMARGEVIGAFALTEAEHGSDAAHLETTATPVDGGYRISGNKRWIGNGDVFGVAVLWAQTPEGIAPFLFEPDTPGFTRTPMVGKMAKRAVTNVEMAFDGCFVPESARMPVCGFRHVAEILRITRHHVSWTALGEAIACYEAALDYAKERTQFGKPIGAFQLVQAKLVEMATEITKAQLLTLQLSRLLDAGKATAGMTAMAKANNSKIARDCARLAREILGGNGILQQHHVMRHMVDIEAIYTFEGTWDINTLVVGRELTGLSAFV; from the coding sequence TTGACCGATTTCTACCGCATCGAGGATCTGCTGACCGACGACGAGCGGGCGGTGCGCGACCGGGTTCGCGCATGGGCTCGCGAACGTATTGCCCCGCGCGCGGCCGAGTTCTGGGAGCGCGGGATGTTCCAGCAGGATCGCGTGCTGGAACTCGGTCCGCTCGGCATCTACGGCGGAACGATCCGAGCCTATGGGTGCCCTTCGATCAGCGCCACGGCATATGGACTGGCCAGTCAGGAACTCGCTCATGCCGATTCGTCGTTCACCACCTTTTTCGGGGTCCATTCCGGGCTGGCGATGGGTTCCATCGCGCTGTTTGGCACCGAGGAACAGAAATCCCGCTGGCTCCCACCGATGGCCCGCGGCGAAGTGATCGGCGCGTTCGCCCTGACCGAGGCCGAGCATGGCAGCGATGCGGCGCATCTGGAAACGACGGCAACGCCAGTCGATGGAGGCTACCGGATTTCGGGGAACAAGCGATGGATCGGCAACGGTGACGTTTTCGGCGTCGCCGTCCTTTGGGCGCAAACGCCAGAAGGCATCGCCCCATTCCTTTTCGAGCCGGACACTCCTGGGTTCACCCGCACACCGATGGTTGGAAAGATGGCGAAGCGGGCCGTCACCAATGTCGAGATGGCCTTCGACGGCTGCTTCGTTCCCGAAAGCGCCAGAATGCCGGTGTGTGGTTTTCGCCATGTGGCAGAGATACTGCGCATCACGCGGCATCACGTCTCCTGGACGGCGCTTGGCGAGGCAATCGCGTGCTACGAGGCCGCGCTGGACTATGCAAAGGAGCGCACGCAGTTCGGCAAGCCAATTGGCGCCTTTCAGCTCGTGCAAGCAAAGCTCGTGGAAATGGCAACCGAGATCACGAAAGCTCAGCTGCTGACGTTGCAGCTCTCTCGCTTGCTCGACGCCGGAAAGGCGACCGCCGGGATGACCGCGATGGCCAAGGCGAACAACTCGAAGATCGCCCGTGACTGCGCTCGTCTGGCGCGTGAAATCCTGGGCGGGAACGGCATTCTCCAGCAGCACCACGTCATGCGGCATATGGTGGACATCGAAGCGATCTACACCTTCGAGGGAACGTGGGATATCAACACGCTGGTAGTTGGCCGGGAATTGACGGGTTTGAGCGCGTTTGTCTAG
- a CDS encoding 3-hydroxyacyl-CoA dehydrogenase family protein, protein MSEGRIAVIGAGTMGSQIAQQAALHGYSVSLYDERPEQLARALESNRGHLQRRVEKGVLAPLEFDAALARVEPLDNLSDAVAGCSLVIEAIVEDLGAKQSLFQELDALTASDVMLATNTSSMTVTQITSILPGRDRTLALHFFNPVLVMQLVEIAAAPFSRAGLVQRAEEFVTSIGRVPVVLDKEIEGMLANRIIAAIRREAFWLVENGYATPEAIDQAIELGLRHPMGPFRLADFNGLDVVLAIQQRRFERTGDELDRPPARLKALVDEGKLGRKTGAGFYDYEASGERTS, encoded by the coding sequence GTGTCTGAAGGGCGCATCGCGGTCATCGGCGCGGGAACCATGGGTTCGCAGATCGCGCAGCAGGCCGCGCTCCATGGATACTCGGTATCGCTCTACGACGAACGGCCGGAGCAACTGGCACGAGCGCTCGAGAGCAATCGAGGTCATCTTCAGCGGCGGGTCGAAAAGGGCGTCCTTGCTCCGCTCGAGTTCGACGCCGCGCTCGCACGGGTCGAGCCGTTGGACAACTTGTCCGACGCCGTCGCCGGTTGTTCGCTGGTAATCGAAGCCATCGTCGAAGACCTGGGCGCCAAGCAATCGCTCTTTCAGGAGCTCGATGCCCTGACCGCGTCCGATGTCATGCTGGCCACCAACACGTCGAGCATGACGGTCACCCAGATCACCTCGATTCTTCCCGGTCGGGATCGTACCCTCGCGTTGCACTTCTTCAATCCGGTCCTGGTGATGCAGCTGGTCGAGATTGCGGCGGCGCCATTCTCGCGCGCCGGTCTGGTGCAACGGGCCGAGGAATTCGTCACGTCGATCGGCCGCGTCCCGGTGGTGCTCGACAAAGAGATCGAAGGGATGCTTGCCAACCGCATCATCGCGGCAATCCGGCGGGAAGCGTTCTGGCTCGTCGAGAACGGATATGCCACCCCGGAAGCGATCGATCAGGCGATCGAGCTGGGGTTGCGGCACCCAATGGGTCCGTTCCGTCTCGCCGATTTCAACGGTCTGGACGTGGTGTTGGCGATCCAGCAGCGACGCTTCGAGCGCACCGGAGATGAGCTCGACCGGCCCCCGGCCCGGCTGAAGGCGCTGGTGGATGAGGGCAAGCTCGGCCGCAAGACCGGGGCCGGGTTCTACGACTACGAAGCTTCCGGGGAGCGAACCAGTTGA
- a CDS encoding protein kinase: MPTAARPKPDSDSNATTANLIIVADHYEIDPTRPIGTGGMSVVYEARDLKNRRTVALRTLRAEQAQNPETRARFRKEARTMAFIQHPNVARVYDLWEDDESAWVAMELVPGRSLRDVLAEQGPLPLYEVEVILSQTASALETLHSAGMVHLDVKPANLIQTPDGTIKLIDFGLAQLSAQPQELLHGMAYGSAAYLSPEQASGEEVDTPSDVYSLGCVVYELLTGGTPFEDPFRARSSEEMLQAHLNLQPDRPSEANKSAGIPEWCDELVLWALIKDPEDRLKSPKRFAELFERGVDGQLSGADVRKLRTARTPRRNAAPPETVPAPAYSSSSVPYDVVAAAVPPVSYSTSAPAKPRKKPLMLRVLGPLRPALWRLILALLVVNLLLAAVLYVQRGEIPGLISEETVELAAGNTATVGVDGLNLRVDAGMMSESMATLAAGQEVYLRGEPVIVDGEPWWPVTVGNPSEGLDGYVWGAGLLQGDQLTIRDRIDQRIDNAIDSIREKIGV, encoded by the coding sequence ATGCCCACCGCGGCAAGACCGAAACCCGACAGCGATTCCAACGCCACCACGGCAAACCTCATCATCGTGGCCGATCACTACGAGATCGACCCAACTCGGCCGATTGGAACCGGCGGTATGTCGGTCGTGTACGAGGCGCGCGATCTCAAGAACCGGCGCACAGTGGCGCTTCGCACATTGCGCGCCGAGCAGGCCCAGAATCCCGAAACGCGCGCCCGCTTCCGTAAGGAAGCCCGCACCATGGCATTCATCCAGCATCCGAACGTTGCGCGCGTGTATGACCTCTGGGAAGACGACGAATCTGCCTGGGTTGCCATGGAACTGGTGCCGGGCCGATCGCTCCGCGATGTGCTGGCAGAGCAGGGACCGCTCCCACTGTATGAAGTCGAGGTCATCCTCAGTCAAACCGCGAGCGCGCTCGAAACACTCCACAGCGCAGGCATGGTGCATCTCGACGTCAAGCCCGCGAATCTGATCCAGACCCCGGACGGAACGATCAAGCTGATCGATTTCGGGCTGGCGCAGTTGTCGGCGCAGCCTCAAGAGTTGCTGCACGGCATGGCCTACGGCAGCGCGGCCTATCTCTCCCCAGAGCAGGCCTCCGGCGAGGAAGTCGACACGCCGAGCGATGTCTATTCGCTTGGTTGCGTGGTGTACGAGTTGCTGACGGGCGGAACGCCCTTCGAAGATCCGTTTCGAGCGCGAAGCTCGGAAGAGATGTTGCAGGCCCATCTCAACCTGCAACCCGATCGGCCGTCGGAGGCAAACAAGTCGGCGGGGATACCCGAATGGTGCGATGAGCTCGTGCTCTGGGCGCTGATCAAGGATCCCGAGGATCGGCTGAAGAGCCCGAAGCGATTTGCCGAGCTCTTCGAGCGCGGTGTCGATGGACAGCTCTCCGGCGCGGATGTGCGCAAGCTGCGCACCGCCCGCACCCCGCGCCGCAATGCGGCGCCTCCAGAGACGGTTCCGGCGCCAGCGTATTCCAGTTCATCGGTGCCCTACGACGTTGTGGCGGCCGCCGTGCCGCCTGTTTCGTATTCGACATCAGCCCCGGCGAAGCCACGCAAGAAACCACTCATGTTGCGCGTGCTCGGTCCGCTGCGTCCGGCGCTGTGGCGGTTGATCCTCGCGCTGCTGGTCGTCAACCTCTTGTTGGCCGCGGTGCTCTATGTCCAGCGCGGCGAGATTCCTGGCCTCATTTCTGAAGAGACCGTCGAACTGGCCGCGGGCAACACTGCAACTGTTGGAGTCGACGGGCTGAACCTCCGTGTCGACGCAGGCATGATGTCCGAATCGATGGCGACGCTGGCCGCCGGGCAAGAGGTTTACCTACGCGGCGAACCGGTTATCGTCGACGGGGAGCCATGGTGGCCGGTGACCGTCGGCAATCCATCCGAAGGCCTCGACGGCTACGTTTGGGGCGCTGGACTACTTCAGGGCGACCAACTGACCATTCGTGACCGCATCGACCAGCGTATCGACAACGCAATCGACAGCATCAGGGAGAAGATCGGTGTCTGA
- a CDS encoding enoyl-CoA hydratase-related protein, producing the protein MTTELIWNRAQELEELREARDGRVGLLRLDRPEVRNALSAELLVALTAALERLDADESVHVIVLTGGDRFFAAGADIAAMAGATSAEMATRPQLGCWQRLRQIRKPIVAAVNGFALGGGAELVWVCDLIVAGESVRFGQPEIMLGLMPGGGATQRLPRTVGKARAMELALLGEPISAWAALDLGLVNRVVPDELVLSEALRLAQRIAANSIDAAISIKASILAAFDLPLEAGLNVERARFDALFDTADAQEGMAAFLEKRTPRFGRARG; encoded by the coding sequence TTGACGACTGAACTGATCTGGAATCGAGCGCAGGAGTTGGAGGAACTGCGGGAAGCACGCGATGGCCGCGTTGGACTGCTGCGACTCGATCGGCCGGAGGTGCGCAACGCGCTCAGCGCCGAGTTGCTCGTAGCTCTGACTGCAGCGCTGGAACGGCTCGATGCCGACGAGTCGGTGCATGTCATCGTGCTGACTGGCGGGGACCGCTTTTTCGCAGCCGGGGCGGATATCGCGGCAATGGCTGGCGCCACATCGGCCGAGATGGCAACACGGCCGCAGCTCGGATGCTGGCAGCGTCTTCGGCAGATTCGCAAACCGATCGTCGCGGCAGTCAACGGCTTCGCGCTAGGGGGAGGAGCGGAGCTGGTCTGGGTCTGCGATCTGATCGTTGCCGGAGAGTCCGTGAGATTCGGCCAGCCGGAGATCATGCTCGGGCTCATGCCGGGCGGCGGCGCAACGCAACGCCTGCCGCGCACAGTCGGCAAAGCCCGCGCAATGGAGCTGGCGCTCCTTGGAGAGCCAATCTCCGCCTGGGCCGCGCTCGATCTTGGTTTGGTCAACCGTGTGGTTCCGGATGAGCTCGTGCTCAGCGAGGCACTGCGCCTTGCCCAGCGAATCGCGGCGAATTCGATCGATGCGGCCATATCCATCAAAGCCAGTATCCTGGCAGCGTTCGATCTCCCGCTCGAAGCCGGGTTGAACGTCGAGCGCGCGCGTTTCGATGCCTTGTTCGATACTGCCGACGCGCAAGAGGGCATGGCTGCTTTTCTGGAGAAGCGCACACCGAGATTCGGGAGAGCCCGCGGATGA
- a CDS encoding enoyl-CoA hydratase/isomerase family protein has protein sequence MTSFAQSVRYEVEGSVATITLDRSGARNAFDQAMAESLLASLKTARKDDQVRIVVLTGRGAAFSAGQDIHELQQKETELGAQAAGDELRKRFRPILLEIRSMDKPVVAAVNGVATGAGLGIALASDLRIAAESASFICAPHAIALIPGAGITWLLPRLAGFGAASELALLGERIDAKRALELGLLNWVAPDDELVARTRDLCDALLQQPASSLALTKRALNRSLFAGFEQHLDYESDLQEVAAANDEHILRLRGMVERGSNRR, from the coding sequence ATGACTTCCTTTGCCCAGTCAGTTCGCTATGAAGTCGAGGGATCCGTCGCGACGATAACGCTCGATCGTTCCGGCGCGCGCAATGCCTTCGACCAGGCGATGGCCGAATCGCTGTTGGCTTCGCTCAAAACCGCCCGGAAAGACGACCAGGTGCGTATCGTCGTGCTCACCGGTCGCGGCGCGGCGTTTAGCGCCGGGCAGGATATTCATGAGCTGCAGCAGAAGGAAACCGAGCTCGGAGCGCAGGCAGCCGGTGATGAATTGCGCAAGCGGTTTCGGCCGATCCTCCTTGAAATCCGGTCGATGGATAAGCCGGTCGTCGCTGCCGTCAATGGGGTGGCTACCGGAGCGGGACTTGGGATCGCGCTGGCCTCCGATCTGCGTATCGCCGCCGAGTCGGCCTCGTTCATTTGCGCTCCGCATGCCATCGCGCTGATACCGGGGGCGGGAATCACCTGGCTCCTACCGCGATTGGCCGGATTCGGGGCTGCCAGCGAATTGGCGCTTCTCGGAGAGCGTATCGATGCCAAGCGCGCTCTGGAGCTCGGCCTGCTCAATTGGGTGGCGCCCGACGACGAACTCGTCGCGCGCACTCGCGACCTGTGCGACGCTTTGCTGCAGCAACCTGCGTCCTCACTTGCGTTGACCAAACGCGCGTTGAACCGCTCGCTGTTCGCCGGGTTCGAGCAGCACCTGGACTATGAATCTGATCTCCAGGAAGTCGCGGCCGCCAATGACGAACACATCCTTCGCCTGCGTGGGATGGTCGAGCGAGGATCGAACCGGAGATGA
- a CDS encoding HAD-IA family hydrolase, with protein MNPRYSTLIFDLDGTLADTLPLIYEAFNDAFVPITGQPLSPAEIRALFGPPDNHVIRNVLEPEHHDAAIARYVDTYGRRHRDLVELFHGIDDLLADAHAAGIKMAVVTGKSRNTALMTLDMLGVLERFDVVYAGDDVERQKPDPMALVMALDDLAHDDPSQAAMIGDSAADVIAGKGAGVATIGVLWGVPDHSELIAAGPDTICETVDELRRAVGLER; from the coding sequence ATGAACCCCAGGTACTCGACGCTGATCTTCGATCTCGATGGCACGCTGGCCGATACGCTTCCGTTGATCTATGAAGCATTCAACGACGCATTCGTTCCCATCACGGGTCAGCCGCTTTCGCCGGCGGAGATCCGCGCGCTCTTCGGCCCCCCGGACAACCATGTCATCCGCAATGTGCTCGAGCCGGAACACCACGATGCTGCCATCGCGCGCTATGTCGACACCTATGGCAGGCGGCACCGCGACCTGGTCGAGCTGTTCCACGGCATCGACGACCTCTTGGCCGATGCGCACGCGGCGGGGATCAAGATGGCGGTGGTCACCGGCAAGAGCCGCAACACCGCGCTCATGACGCTCGACATGCTCGGCGTGTTGGAACGGTTCGATGTCGTCTATGCCGGCGACGATGTCGAACGGCAGAAGCCGGATCCCATGGCGCTGGTGATGGCGCTCGACGATCTGGCGCATGACGATCCTTCGCAAGCCGCCATGATCGGTGATTCGGCCGCCGATGTGATCGCCGGCAAGGGCGCGGGCGTGGCGACGATCGGTGTGCTCTGGGGAGTTCCCGACCATTCCGAACTGATCGCCGCGGGTCCAGATACGATCTGCGAGACGGTCGACGAACTTCGCCGGGCAGTCGGTCTCGAGAGATAA
- a CDS encoding CxxC-x17-CxxC domain-containing protein, protein MTAQTEIRLLTCIDCQKTFEFSEEEQRFYQQRGFRVPVRCLDCRAARRAARNADLIRNAEPESSWTETLGHYGGATNSSRNGLNGRRNGGTGYPAVCAQCGKDTIVPFEPRSGRPVYCRDCFTTNKRSR, encoded by the coding sequence TTGACCGCTCAAACCGAGATCCGTTTGCTGACATGCATCGACTGCCAGAAGACGTTCGAATTCTCAGAAGAGGAACAACGCTTCTATCAGCAAAGAGGGTTTCGCGTTCCGGTCCGTTGTCTCGATTGTCGAGCAGCCAGACGCGCGGCGCGCAACGCGGACCTCATCCGCAACGCCGAACCCGAGTCCTCCTGGACCGAGACCCTGGGCCACTACGGTGGCGCGACGAATTCATCCCGCAATGGGTTGAACGGCCGCCGGAACGGCGGCACTGGCTATCCAGCCGTCTGCGCCCAATGCGGCAAGGACACCATCGTCCCCTTCGAACCGCGCTCGGGACGTCCGGTCTACTGCCGCGACTGCTTCACCACGAACAAGCGCTCCAGGTAG
- a CDS encoding NAD(P)-dependent oxidoreductase — MSKKRVLVTGAAGRIGSAFVAEMADRYRFRLADKTGRVHELLPGAEALVLDVADVDACVHAVQGIDVVLHLAADPSPDADYYASLRPNNFDATYNIFKAASEAGCERVVYASSVQTVLGYPKDDGTAIDAYWWPLNMYAVSKCFGEATARMFAATTHLSAICVRIGAYERPGLDQPESRRELSAYVSPRDLNQLFRLCIDADGIEFAVVHGVSDNRVNRLSLSETRDLLGYAPVDDGFAVYGVSLDEW, encoded by the coding sequence GTGAGCAAGAAAAGGGTGCTGGTTACGGGCGCAGCCGGACGGATCGGGAGCGCATTCGTCGCGGAAATGGCAGATCGCTACCGCTTTCGTCTGGCAGACAAAACCGGCCGGGTGCACGAATTGCTGCCTGGCGCCGAGGCGCTCGTGCTCGATGTGGCCGACGTTGACGCCTGCGTCCATGCGGTGCAGGGCATCGATGTCGTACTGCACCTTGCGGCAGACCCATCCCCCGATGCCGACTATTACGCATCCCTGCGCCCGAACAACTTCGACGCGACATACAACATCTTCAAAGCGGCGTCCGAAGCGGGATGCGAGCGCGTCGTCTATGCAAGCAGCGTGCAGACGGTGCTCGGGTATCCAAAAGACGATGGCACAGCGATCGATGCGTATTGGTGGCCGCTGAACATGTACGCCGTCTCGAAGTGCTTTGGCGAGGCGACCGCGCGCATGTTCGCGGCGACGACCCATCTGTCGGCGATTTGCGTTCGCATCGGAGCGTATGAGCGGCCAGGACTCGACCAACCCGAATCCCGTCGCGAACTCTCGGCCTATGTCAGTCCACGCGACCTGAACCAGCTCTTCCGGCTCTGTATCGATGCCGACGGGATCGAGTTCGCGGTCGTGCATGGAGTGTCCGACAACCGGGTCAACCGATTATCCCTGTCGGAAACCCGAGATCTGCTCGGGTATGCGCCAGTGGACGATGGGTTCGCCGTCTATGGCGTTTCGCTGGACGAGTGGTAA
- a CDS encoding GNAT family N-acetyltransferase, protein MSSVSIHQVQTLTDTEIAQLAELLVSIVDQGASVGYLPPLAIDEAEGYWRKAIASDTVVFLVARLDGDIVGTVQLEWSPKANARHRAEVNKLLVHPRVQRLGIGRKLMAELEAIAFENGWTTLHLDTREGDTSNDFYQAQGWTLAGIIPEWAESASGSLDGTVFYYKLLGRSASSE, encoded by the coding sequence ATGTCGTCGGTATCGATTCACCAGGTGCAAACGTTGACGGATACCGAGATTGCCCAACTCGCCGAGCTGCTCGTTTCGATCGTGGATCAGGGCGCATCGGTCGGTTACCTGCCGCCGCTCGCGATCGATGAGGCAGAAGGCTACTGGCGCAAAGCCATTGCTTCGGACACCGTGGTGTTCCTGGTCGCGCGCCTGGATGGTGACATCGTGGGCACGGTGCAACTCGAATGGAGCCCGAAGGCAAATGCCCGGCACCGCGCGGAAGTCAACAAGCTGCTCGTGCACCCACGTGTTCAGCGGCTCGGCATCGGCCGGAAGCTGATGGCGGAGCTGGAAGCGATAGCGTTCGAAAACGGCTGGACCACTCTCCATCTCGATACCCGTGAGGGCGACACGTCGAACGATTTCTATCAGGCGCAAGGCTGGACGTTGGCCGGCATCATCCCGGAGTGGGCCGAATCCGCCTCAGGTTCACTGGATGGAACGGTCTTCTATTACAAGCTGCTTGGACGCTCTGCCAGTAGCGAGTAA
- a CDS encoding pyridoxal phosphate-dependent aminotransferase — MQLATRMSRLGTETAFEVLVRARALEAQGRDVIHLEVGEPDFDTPANIIEAGAEALRSGWTHYGPAPGLPQLREAIANYLNSSRGTEYGPDNIVVTPGGKPIMFFTILALLEAGDEAIYPNPGFPIYESMINFTGAKAVPSPILEKFGFALDVSELPGLITDKTKLLIINSPANPTGGVLNRKEIEAIAELAVANDLTVLADEIYAEILYEGEHVSIATMPGMKERTIILDGFSKTYAMTGWRLGYGAMPVEFAKVIGNLMVNSNSCTSMAVQIAGVEALTGPQDDVKAMVAAFEKRRDLMVDGLNDIPGISCLRPKGAFYVFPNISRTGLKSKEFADKLLQDYGVAALSGTAFGIYGEGYLRLSYANSEENLRRALDRIRQMVTDLGIA, encoded by the coding sequence ATGCAACTGGCGACGAGGATGTCTCGCCTCGGAACGGAAACCGCGTTCGAGGTGCTTGTGCGCGCCCGCGCGTTGGAAGCGCAAGGTCGCGATGTGATCCATCTCGAGGTGGGCGAACCCGATTTCGACACTCCGGCCAACATCATCGAGGCGGGCGCCGAGGCGTTGCGTTCCGGATGGACGCACTATGGCCCGGCTCCCGGGCTGCCGCAATTGCGGGAGGCCATCGCGAACTATCTGAACAGTTCCCGCGGCACCGAATACGGTCCCGACAACATCGTGGTGACGCCGGGCGGCAAGCCGATCATGTTCTTCACGATCCTCGCGCTGCTGGAAGCAGGCGACGAGGCGATCTATCCCAACCCGGGATTCCCGATCTACGAATCGATGATCAACTTCACCGGGGCGAAAGCAGTCCCCTCTCCCATTCTGGAGAAGTTCGGGTTCGCGCTCGATGTCAGTGAGCTGCCAGGTCTGATCACCGACAAGACCAAGTTGCTCATCATCAACAGCCCAGCCAATCCGACCGGTGGAGTACTCAACCGCAAGGAGATCGAGGCTATTGCCGAACTGGCGGTAGCCAACGACCTGACAGTGCTGGCAGACGAGATCTACGCGGAAATCTTGTACGAAGGCGAGCACGTTTCGATCGCCACCATGCCCGGCATGAAAGAGCGCACGATCATTCTGGACGGATTCTCCAAGACGTATGCGATGACCGGCTGGCGGCTCGGCTACGGCGCGATGCCAGTGGAATTCGCAAAGGTCATCGGCAACCTGATGGTCAACAGTAACTCCTGCACCTCGATGGCAGTGCAGATCGCCGGAGTCGAAGCCCTCACCGGTCCGCAGGACGACGTGAAGGCGATGGTGGCTGCCTTCGAGAAACGGCGCGATCTGATGGTCGATGGCCTCAACGACATCCCGGGGATCAGCTGTCTCCGGCCCAAGGGAGCGTTTTATGTCTTCCCGAACATTTCGCGGACCGGCTTGAAGAGCAAGGAGTTCGCCGACAAGCTGTTGCAAGACTATGGCGTCGCTGCCCTCTCGGGAACCGCGTTCGGCATCTATGGCGAGGGCTATCTGCGCCTTTCCTATGCCAATTCGGAAGAAAACCTCCGGCGCGCGCTCGACCGCATCCGCCAGATGGTGACCGATCTCGGCATTGCCTGA
- a CDS encoding sugar ABC transporter substrate-binding protein, whose amino-acid sequence MTLHRRTFLGLSAAAAATAATGFKFGPAAAQDATPAADPMTAYGPVQGNEPYKLAFMQVFPSNAFWQLLKEGVEARAAEDGVTVDVIALPDEAGVADQVAQMEDAVTKGYDGIILGTIDAAGIVQGVEAANAAGIPVIAVDTAPAGGELISLVQTDNVAASTQQGEYVVELIGGAGKVLNLQGDMANQTAQARNEGLHAALDAHPDIQVIDQSAHWQQDEGFTITENILTSDPDIVAIVGANDPPILGALQALVAAGRDDVYLVGFDAIPDVVQAIIDGSVDGTIAQYPKVMGTVGVDLMVRHLNGEEVPALVDSGALLVTADNAAEFQAANA is encoded by the coding sequence ATGACGCTTCATCGACGAACTTTCCTCGGCTTGTCAGCCGCTGCTGCTGCTACCGCTGCAACCGGATTCAAGTTCGGGCCTGCTGCCGCGCAGGATGCCACTCCGGCCGCCGACCCAATGACCGCCTACGGACCAGTCCAAGGCAACGAGCCCTACAAGCTTGCATTCATGCAGGTCTTCCCTTCTAACGCCTTCTGGCAGCTCCTGAAGGAAGGAGTGGAGGCACGTGCTGCCGAGGATGGCGTGACGGTGGATGTGATCGCATTGCCGGACGAAGCCGGTGTCGCCGACCAGGTTGCGCAAATGGAAGATGCGGTCACCAAGGGATACGACGGCATCATTCTGGGCACAATCGATGCAGCCGGAATCGTCCAGGGTGTCGAAGCCGCCAATGCGGCCGGTATCCCGGTGATCGCGGTCGATACCGCGCCGGCCGGAGGCGAGCTCATCTCGCTCGTGCAGACCGACAATGTGGCAGCGTCTACCCAGCAAGGCGAATACGTTGTCGAGCTGATTGGCGGGGCAGGCAAGGTGCTCAATCTCCAGGGCGATATGGCCAATCAGACCGCCCAGGCGCGCAACGAGGGGTTGCACGCCGCACTCGACGCTCATCCGGACATCCAGGTCATCGACCAGTCTGCTCATTGGCAACAGGATGAGGGCTTCACCATCACCGAGAACATCCTCACCTCCGACCCGGACATCGTGGCCATCGTGGGAGCTAACGATCCTCCGATCCTCGGAGCGTTGCAGGCCCTGGTCGCTGCGGGCCGCGACGATGTCTATCTGGTCGGCTTCGACGCGATTCCCGATGTGGTCCAGGCGATCATCGATGGGTCAGTCGATGGAACGATCGCCCAGTACCCGAAAGTCATGGGCACGGTAGGCGTCGATCTCATGGTCCGCCACCTCAATGGCGAAGAGGTTCCGGCCCTGGTCGACTCCGGCGCTCTGCTGGTCACCGCCGATAATGCCGCCGAGTTCCAGGCCGCCAACGCCTGA